The nucleotide window CCGCCTCCTTGGGCATCCCCTAAACCTATTAACAACCCTCCCAAGAGGGCTATGCCGACGCCCAAGAGGGTTAGGAAAGAGGGCGCTTCCCGGAAGAAAAGCCAGCCGAAGAAGGTGATCCAAACCGGGTTGGTGGTCACCAAAGCCGTGCTGGCAGCCACGGAGGTGTAGGAGAGGGAGGTGATCCAAAGGGCAAAGTGTAGGGCCAAAAAGGCCCCGGCGGCCACCGCATAGGGAAGCCCTGCCAGCCCAGCCAAGGGTCTTCGCCACCCCGGGAGGAGGAGCAAGGCGGCTAGGCCCATCCTTCCCGCGCTCATCACCAGGCTGAAGGCTAGGCTCTTGTCCCCGGAAGCGGCCAAGGCCAAGCGCACCAGGATGCTCCCGAAGCTGATGGCGAAGATCCCCAAGAGCAGTACAGCGGCGATCTTGAGCCCCGAGGGCCGCATGGGGGCATTTTTCCATAAGGACTTGCTTCTGACCAGTGGGTCAGCCTCGAGGCTCAGGACAGATGCCCATGGATGCCGTTGGTATACTGGCGCGGAGGAGGTCCTATGGTGACCATAGCGGTTCCCAAGGAAAGGGCCCCAGGGGAAAGAAGGGTAGCCCTGGTGCCCGAGGTGGTGGCCCGCCTGGTGAAGGGAGGGGCCAGGGTACGGGTGGAAAAGGGTGCTGGGGAAGGCGCCTATCATCTTGACGCCGCTTACCAGGAGGCAGGGGCGGAGGTGGTGGAGCGAGGAGAGCTCCTAAAGGGCGCCAATCTCCTCTTCACTGTCCAGCCGCCACCGGAAGACCTGATCGGGGCCC belongs to Thermus albus and includes:
- a CDS encoding DMT family transporter; this translates as MRPSGLKIAAVLLLGIFAISFGSILVRLALAASGDKSLAFSLVMSAGRMGLAALLLLPGWRRPLAGLAGLPYAVAAGAFLALHFALWITSLSYTSVAASTALVTTNPVWITFFGWLFFREAPSFLTLLGVGIALLGGLLIGLGDAQGGGGTNPLLGDLLALLGAVAASLYFLLGREAQRRGLSILEYIRVAYTTAALLLLPLPYLFGGGYGDYPPAVYGYILLMALLPQLVGHTSFNWATRYIPPVLVTLAILFEPVGASLLAFLLFGELPGIPVLLGALVLLIGVGMAVVGGRR